Proteins encoded together in one Etheostoma cragini isolate CJK2018 chromosome 11, CSU_Ecrag_1.0, whole genome shotgun sequence window:
- the LOC117952865 gene encoding frizzled-7-like produces MAAARSTTGLVLLRIMWLVCGLSFSSTSAQHYNSDSGISIPEHGFCQPISIPLCTDIAYNQTIMPNLLGHTNQEDAGLEVHQFYPLVKVQCSADLKFFLCSMYAPVCTVLEQAIPPCRSLCERARQGCEALMNKFGFQWPERLRCEAFPVHGAGEICVGQNTSEPSGPASSSPNAPDAVTLPPNIGRPNQRPPQHNQYHQFSCPLQLEVPTYLGYRFMGVNDCGAPCEPTKPTGIMYFREDEVKFGRLWVGIWSILCCVSTLFTVLTYLVDMRRFRYPERPIIFLSGCYFMVAVAYAAGFFLEDKVVCVDKFKDDGYRTVAQGTKKEGCTILFMVLYFFGMASSIWWVILSLTWFLSAGMKWGHEAIEANSQYFHLAAWAVPAIKTITILAMGQVDGDVLTGVCFVGIFNVDALRGFVLAPLFVYLFIGTSFLLAGFVSLFRIRTIMKHDGTKTEKLEKLMVRIGVFSVLYTVPATIVIACYFYEQAFREHWQRTWHMQTCKRFAVPCPVHNFAPMTPDFTVFMIKYLMTMIVGITSGFWVWSGKTLQSWRSFYKRLSNGNHGETTV; encoded by the coding sequence ATGGCGGCGGCCAGGTCCACCACTGGCTTAGTCTTGCTGCGGATCATGTGGCTGGTGTGCGGGTTGTCCTTCTCATCCACCTCTGCTCAACATTACAACAGTGATAGTGGAATTTCTATCCCAGAACACGGGTTCTGCCAACCCATCTCTATCCCGCTTTGCACCGACATCGCCTACAACCAGACCATCATGCCGAACCTCCTGGGCCACACGAACCAGGAGGACGCCGGACTTGAAGTGCACCAGTTCTACCCTCTAGTTAAGGTCCAGTGTTCTGCTGACCTAAAGTTCTTCCTCTGCTCCATGTATGCACCCGTCTGCACAGTGCTGGAGCAGGCCATCCCCCCTTGTCGGTCCCTGTGTGAGCGTGCACGGCAGGGATGTGAAGCCCTCATGAATAAGTTCGGGTTCCAGTGGCCAGAGCGGCTGCGCTGCGAGGCTTTCCCCGTCCATGGAGCCGGGGAGATCTGCGTCGGTCAGAACACATCTGAACCCAGTGGCCCGGCCTCGTCTTCCCCCAATGCACCCGATGCTGTGACCCTTCCCCCGAACATAGGCCGACCCAACCAACGCCCGCCTCAGCACAACCAGTACCACCAGTTCTCATGCCCTCTTCAGCTGGAGGTGCCCACATACCTGGGTTACCGATTCATGGGGGTCAACGACTGCGGGGCCCCATGTGAGCCCACTAAACCCACCGGCATCATGTATTTCCGGGAGGATGAGGTCAAATTCGGCCGGCTGTGGGTTGGGATCTGGTccattctgtgctgtgtgagcACCTTATTCACAGTGCTCACCTATTTAGTGGACATGAGGCGGTTCAGGTACCCCGAGAGACCCATCATCTTCCTATCCGGGTGTTATTTTATGGTGGCGGTTGCCTACGCGGCTGGATTTTTCCTGGAGGACAAAGTTGTTTGTGTGGATAAATTCAAGGATGACGGCTACCGGACAGTGGCTCAGGGGACTAAAAAGGAGGGCTGCACCATCCTCTTCATGGTGTTGTACTTTTTTGGTATGGCCAGCTCCATCTGGTGGGTGATTTTGTCCCTGACTTGGTTCCTCTCTGCCGGGATGAAATGGGGCCATGAGGCAATTGAAGCTAACTCCCAGTACTTCCACCTGGCCGCTTGGGCGGTCCCGGCCATTAAAACCATCACCATCCTGGCCATGGGCCAGGTGGACGGCGACGTCCTGACCGGGGTGTGTTTTGTTGGGATTTTCAACGTGGACGCCCTCCGCGGTTTCGTCCTGGCTCCGCTATTTGTTTACCTGTTCATCGGTACATCCTTCCTCCTGGCCGGCTTCGTGTCCCTCTTTCGGATCCGGACCATCATGAAGCACGACGGCACCAAGACGGAGAAGCTGGAGAAGTTGATGGTGCGGATCGGTGTGTTCAGTGTGCTCTACACGGTACCAGCCACCATAGTGATCGCGTGTTACTTCTACGAGCAGGCCTTCAGGGAGCACTGGCAGCGGACCTGGCACATGCAGACATGTAAGCGGTTCGCCGTTCCCTGCCCGGTTCACAACTTCGCCCCCATGACTCCAGACTTCACCGTGTTCATGATAAAATACCTGATGACCATGATCGTCGGCATCACTTCGGGCTTCTGGGTCTGGTCCGGCAAGACTCTTCAATCATGGCGGAGTTTCTACAAGCGCCTTAGCAACGGTAACCACGGAGAGACAACGGTGTAA
- the LOC117953327 gene encoding GTPase IMAP family member 8-like: MEERVPVGCGAQTRKGDPNCLQEVRVVLLGHDWLEKSLTGNTIFGRQMFDTSRDVKMCVRRQGVLDNGRAVIVVNSPERWIHYSVREPGLVNNNMAACMAMCPPGPQAFLMVIPISPHRGREWTVEGPLDLLNDTVWRNTIVIFTRCERLKGLSVESYTARHKFLRAVLERCGHRYHLLDTSIWGEDDDAQVAELFEKIDIMVAANIKAEGVGFVTTNKKVSRLTGMERKVVEERAILRRMNVQRASSTLKSLLEESPPISMLRVLIVGSKQVGKSSTGNTILGEEVFPAGHPSSECIERRGDVHKKQVTVVEAPGWHGRYCSEDTPQEVQQQITHSASLCDGIPHAVLVLVRCDETFTETDRLKAEEHLNLLGVWWCARVTVLFTWGDSLGLTPIEEHIERWPALQWLVDKCGNRYHVFNNLNKVGDIQVRELLSKIEETEMANDNGHLLRSFIKLQESNRRLDQISQKKSRQLRKARRANDLLRQAIEKQEKILEDTIKTAKEKDEQIEALKAAREKESDERGNKDTEEEIGRRFVEAEMENNLLKQVIIRKDRMISSLSERCVEKDDVIEATKQSSKVEKDILKERVLEQEKKAAAFEEKYKKKDKELDQMMGNHKRELNELKETIEQLKRENEHTKKVLKATIEGMKMHYPKQETDRTNEIKKVLFNKGNHHRETMTDLKSLEELGKQQKWTFMVPLTRHGNTAKPKTEQKKTVVLDNDIMLREKRVTANQVGQLEADWTPSWLRAGGAALGAAAGALAASSRLATGMSTRSAVGAAAGALLGCFLVQGAGPQQGKRESGANSK; the protein is encoded by the exons ATGGAAGAAAGGGTTCCAGTGGGCTGCGGAGCACAGACAAGGAAAG GGGACCCAAACTGTCTTCAGGAGGTAAGGGTTGTCCTCTTGGGGCACGACTGGCTGGAAAAGAGTTTGACAGGAAACACCATCTTTGGCCGACAAATGTTTGATACCAGCAGAGACGTGAAGATGTGTGTCAGGAGACAGGGTGTTCTCGACAATGGCCGTGCAGTTATTGTTGTCAACAGCCCTGAAAGGTGGATCCACTACTCTGTCCGAGAGCCCGGCCTGGTGAACAACAACATGGCAGCCTGCATGGCCATGTGCCCGCCAGGACCTCAAGCCTTCCTCATGGTCATACCCATCAGCCCTCACAGAGGCAGGGAGTGGACAGTTGAGGGACCTCTTGACCTGCTTAATGACACAGTGTGGAGAAACACAATAGTAATATTCACCAGATGTGAGAGACTGAAAGGTTTGTCTGTAGAAAGTTACACTGCAAGACACAAGTTTCTCCGGGCAGTTTTGGAGAGATGTGGACATAGATACCACCTTTTAGACACAAGCATTTGGGGAGAAGATGATGATGCTCAGGTTGCCGAACTTTTTGAGAAGATTGATATAATggttgcagcaaacataaaggCAGAAGGGGTTGGTTTTGTGACTACAAACAAGAAAGTCTCTAGACTAACCGGGATGGAAAGGAAAGTGGTAGAAGAGAGGGCGATTCTGAGGCGAATGAATGTGCAGAGGGCCAGTAGCACACTCAAATCTCTATTGG aaGAGTCTCCTCCGATCTCAATGCTTCGAGTTCTCATCGTGGGATCAAAGCAGGTTGGGAAGAGCTCGACTGGAAACACCATTCTAGGAGAGGAAGTATTTCCTGCTGGACATCCATCATCAGAGTGCATTGAGAGACGGGGTGACGTTCACAAAAAGCAAGTCACTGTAGTTGAAGCTCCTGGCTGGCATGGGAGATACTGCTCAGAGGACACTCCACAGGAGGTACAACAGCAGATTACCCACAGTGCATCTCTGTGCGACGGCATTCCCCATGCTGTCCTGGTGCTCGTACGCTGCGATGAGACTTTCACTGAAACGGACCGGTTAAAGGCGGAGGAACACTTGAACTTGCTTGGAGTTTGGTGGTGCGCTCGAGTCACCGTGCTGTTCACCTGGGGAGACTCACTGGGACTCACTCCCATTGAGGAGCACATTGAGAGATGGCCTGCCCTTCAGTGGTTGGTGGACAAATGTGGGAATAGATatcatgtttttaataactTGAACAAGGTCGGAGACATTCAGGTTAGAGAACTGCTGTCAAAGATTGAGGAAACAGAGATGGCAAATGACAATGGACATTTGCTGCGTAGTTTTATAAAACTCCAAGAAAGTAACAGGAGGCTGGATCAAATTTCCCAAAAGAAATCGAGACAGCTCAGGAAGGCAAGGAGGGCAAACGATCTGCTGCGGCAAGCAATCGAGAAGCAGGAGAAGATATTGGAGGACACGATTAAAACAGCTAAAGAGAAGGATGAGCAGATTGAAGCTCTGAAAGCAGCGAGGGAGAAGGAGTCCGACGAGAGaggaaataaagacactgaAGAAGAGATTGGAAGAAGATTTGTGGAAGCAGAGATGGAGAACAACCTGCTCAAACAAGTCATAATACGGAAAGACAGAATGATATCAAGCCTAAGTGAAAGATGTGTTGAAAAAGATGACGTGATTGAAGCTACAAAGCAAAGCAGCAAAGTAGAAAAAGACATTCTGAAGGAAAGGGTGCtggaacaagagaaaaaagcaGCAGCCTTTGAGGAAAAGTacaagaagaaagacaaagagctGGATCAAATGATGGGGAATCACAAAAGAGAATTAAATGAGCTCAAAGAGACAATTGAACAgctgaagagagaaaatgaacatACAAAGAAGGTGTTGAAGGCCACAATTGAAGGGATGAAGATGCACTATCCAAAACAAGAAACTGATagaacaaatgaaataaaaaaggtgcTTTTTAACAAAGGTAACCACCACAGGGAAACAATGACGGACCTCAAGTCATTGGAGGAGCTgggtaaacaacaaaaatggacGTTCATGGTGCCATTGACCCGCCATGGAAACACTGCTAAACCCA agacagaacagaaaaagacCGTCGTGTTGGACAATGACATCATGCTACGTGAAAAG AGAGTGACCGCCAACCAAGTGGGGCAACTTGAGGCCGACTGGACTCCGTCGTGGCTGAGGGCTGGAGGAGCTGCGCTGGGAGCTGCAGCTGGGGCCCTTGCTGCTTCCTCCAGGCTGGCTACAGGGATGAGTACCAGGTCAGCTGTAGGGGCTGCAGCTGGGGCTCTGCTGGGCTGCTTCCTGGTCCAAGGAGCCGGGCCCCAGCAGGGGAAAAGGGAGTCAGGCGCCAACAGCAAATGA